A genomic stretch from Bacterioplanes sanyensis includes:
- a CDS encoding response regulator, whose translation MAINVLICDDSSFARKQMKRALPTEWEVEVHFAADGIEGVEAIRQGKGEVVFLDLTMPNLDGYGVLETIRRDDLPAMVIVVSGDIQPDAQERVKKLGAMAFIKKPIDQDKARAVLTEYGIMTGA comes from the coding sequence ATGGCTATCAACGTACTGATTTGTGATGACTCCAGCTTTGCGCGCAAGCAAATGAAGCGTGCACTGCCAACGGAATGGGAAGTGGAGGTGCACTTTGCCGCCGACGGCATCGAAGGTGTAGAGGCCATCCGCCAGGGCAAAGGCGAGGTAGTATTTCTCGATCTGACCATGCCCAATCTGGATGGCTATGGCGTGTTGGAGACTATTCGTCGTGACGACTTGCCCGCCATGGTGATCGTAGTGTCCGGTGACATTCAGCCGGATGCGCAAGAGCGGGTAAAAAAACTCGGCGCCATGGCCTTTATCAAAAAACCCATTGATCAGGACAAGGCACGCGCTGTCCTGACCGAATACGGCATTATGACCGGAGCCTGA
- a CDS encoding acyl-CoA thioesterase, with the protein MQPTPQSLPFYLQQASEHDQLTIDPSWGQGRTTFGGMSAALLLQRILHQAGDCGPLRALAVQFCGPLLCNQPSRMDVRDLRSGRSVSHWEAELYQDGDVATRVNACFGQERQSDIDIHSDKIDVGEPGAGQAMAYIKGLTPEFVQHIDFTYLEGGFPFSNSPHNHLKGWMRLKDPTETLTTPVLVALIDAWPPALLQKLKQPAPCASISWNLEIIAPLELQPALSGEQWLYYEVEIRQAHHGYGHTEARIATADGTVLAFSRQLVAVYDQRNK; encoded by the coding sequence ATGCAACCAACTCCACAATCCCTGCCGTTTTATTTGCAGCAGGCTAGCGAACACGATCAACTCACCATAGACCCAAGCTGGGGCCAGGGCCGCACCACCTTTGGTGGCATGTCTGCCGCGCTGTTGCTGCAGCGTATCCTGCATCAAGCCGGCGACTGTGGGCCGTTGCGCGCACTGGCAGTACAGTTTTGCGGCCCGTTACTGTGTAACCAGCCCAGTCGTATGGATGTACGTGACTTGCGCAGCGGCCGCAGCGTCAGTCACTGGGAGGCGGAGTTGTATCAAGACGGCGATGTCGCCACCCGAGTAAATGCCTGTTTTGGCCAAGAGCGACAATCAGACATCGACATTCACAGCGATAAAATTGACGTGGGTGAACCCGGCGCAGGCCAGGCCATGGCCTACATCAAAGGACTGACGCCTGAGTTTGTGCAGCACATCGACTTCACCTATTTAGAAGGCGGGTTCCCCTTTAGCAACAGCCCGCACAACCATCTGAAAGGCTGGATGCGCCTAAAAGACCCAACCGAAACGCTCACCACACCTGTGCTGGTGGCACTGATCGACGCCTGGCCACCCGCCTTGCTGCAAAAACTCAAACAACCAGCGCCATGCGCCAGCATCAGCTGGAACCTGGAAATCATTGCACCGCTGGAGTTACAACCTGCACTGTCTGGCGAACAGTGGCTGTACTACGAGGTCGAGATTCGCCAGGCACATCACGGTTATGGCCATACCGAAGCGCGCATCGCCACCGCTGATGGCACCGTGCTGGCGTTCAGTCGCCAATTGGTCGCCGTGTATGATCAGCGCAATAAGTAA
- a CDS encoding PaaI family thioesterase → MPLSMKTRAERFVATLRHCQVLGLTVESANDELLTMRLPYSQQIVGNPATGVVHGGSLTTLMDTACGTAVFAMLPGFELCPTLDLRMDYMQAATPDIDLWAEARVTRIASSVVFTQCEVIQRRAEERDLIARCAATFMRIGENMTPPEFRALIEQGGSQ, encoded by the coding sequence ATGCCTCTGTCGATGAAAACCCGTGCCGAACGCTTTGTCGCCACATTGCGACACTGCCAGGTGCTGGGTTTGACCGTAGAAAGTGCCAATGATGAGTTATTGACCATGCGCCTGCCGTATTCGCAGCAGATTGTCGGTAATCCGGCGACGGGCGTGGTGCACGGCGGCAGTCTGACCACCTTGATGGACACGGCGTGTGGTACGGCGGTATTTGCCATGTTGCCAGGGTTTGAGCTGTGCCCCACGCTGGATTTGCGCATGGATTACATGCAAGCGGCCACTCCGGATATCGATTTATGGGCCGAAGCGCGAGTGACTCGCATCGCCTCCAGCGTTGTGTTTACTCAGTGCGAGGTGATTCAGCGGCGCGCTGAAGAGCGTGATTTGATCGCCCGCTGTGCCGCTACGTTTATGCGCATTGGCGAAAATATGACGCCTCCGGAATTTCGTGCGTTGATCGAGCAAGGAGGCAGCCAATGA
- a CDS encoding PaaI family thioesterase — protein MSFDELLHQARVTGDFQPLVASIPYAELIGLRFQRFGKDVLFQLPKNDDNIGNPILPAIHGGVIGGFMELSASLHLLMTMETLAMPKMIDFSLDYLRAGRHQDTFAECQVWRQGSRVANVAITAWQAERVTPIATARAHFLLTR, from the coding sequence ATGAGTTTTGATGAGTTGCTGCACCAAGCGCGCGTCACGGGTGACTTTCAGCCGCTGGTGGCGTCCATTCCCTACGCAGAATTAATTGGCCTGCGGTTTCAGCGCTTTGGCAAAGACGTGTTATTTCAGCTGCCAAAAAATGACGACAATATCGGCAACCCGATTCTGCCAGCCATTCATGGCGGTGTGATTGGTGGCTTTATGGAATTGTCGGCATCGCTGCATTTGTTGATGACGATGGAAACCTTGGCGATGCCAAAGATGATCGACTTTTCACTCGATTATTTACGCGCCGGTCGTCATCAGGACACTTTTGCTGAGTGCCAAGTTTGGCGCCAGGGCAGTCGCGTCGCCAACGTGGCCATTACTGCCTGGCAAGCAGAGCGGGTAACACCTATTGCCACGGCGCGTGCGCATTTTTTGTTAACTCGCTGA
- the thiC gene encoding phosphomethylpyrimidine synthase ThiC, producing MTKKTSALTDTLRVDELSTQPFPASQKVYVSGEQAGVKVAMRRIELSPTRTSDGVETNDPVLVYDTSGPYTDPQQNIDVRQGLAAKRQQWIEAREDCEQLSGFSSQYAQVRDQNIALEQLKFQHKRQPLKAKAGRNVSQLHYARQGIITPEMEYVAIRENLGLQREQLARYSARQHPGESFGASIPDYVTAEFVRDEIARGRAVIPNNINHPETEPMIIGRNFRTKVNANIGNSAVTSSIEEEVEKMVWATRWGADTVMDLSTGDNIHETREWIIRNSPVPIGTVPLYQALEKCGGVAEELTWELYRDTLIEQAEQGVDYFTIHAGVRLHFIPMTANRVTGIVSRGGSIMAKWCLAHHKESFLYTHFEEICDIMKAYDVCFSLGDGLRPGSIADANDEAQMAELRTLGELTKIAWKHDVQTFIEGPGHVPMHLIKENMEEQLKHCGEAPFYTLGPLTTDIAPGYDHFTSGIGAAMIGWYGCAMLCYVTPKEHLGLPNKDDVKQGLITYKISAHAADLAKGIPAAQWHDDAMSKARFEFRWQDQFNLALDPDTARAYHDETLPKEGHKHAHFCSMCGPKFCSMKISQEVRDAAASGELEQGMAAMAEEFRQQGSELYQPAATES from the coding sequence ATGACTAAAAAAACCTCTGCATTAACCGATACACTGCGCGTCGACGAACTATCGACCCAGCCATTTCCTGCCTCACAAAAAGTCTACGTCAGTGGTGAACAAGCCGGCGTCAAGGTAGCGATGCGCCGCATTGAGCTATCGCCGACGCGCACCAGTGATGGCGTGGAGACCAATGATCCAGTGTTGGTGTACGACACCTCGGGCCCGTACACGGATCCCCAACAAAACATTGATGTGCGCCAGGGGCTGGCGGCGAAACGCCAGCAATGGATTGAAGCACGCGAAGACTGCGAGCAATTATCAGGTTTTAGCTCACAGTATGCGCAGGTACGCGATCAAAATATCGCCCTTGAGCAGCTCAAATTTCAGCACAAACGCCAGCCATTAAAAGCTAAAGCCGGGCGCAACGTATCGCAGCTGCACTATGCGCGCCAGGGCATTATCACACCAGAAATGGAGTACGTTGCCATTCGTGAAAACCTCGGCTTGCAGCGTGAGCAATTAGCCCGCTACAGCGCCCGCCAGCATCCTGGTGAAAGTTTTGGCGCCAGCATTCCTGATTACGTCACCGCCGAATTTGTGCGCGACGAAATTGCTCGTGGGCGAGCGGTGATTCCCAATAATATCAACCACCCAGAAACCGAGCCGATGATTATCGGGCGCAATTTCCGCACTAAAGTAAACGCCAATATCGGCAACTCTGCGGTAACCTCGTCGATTGAAGAAGAAGTGGAAAAAATGGTGTGGGCCACCCGCTGGGGCGCTGATACCGTGATGGATTTGTCCACCGGCGACAACATTCATGAAACGCGGGAATGGATTATTCGCAACTCTCCGGTGCCCATCGGCACTGTGCCCTTATATCAGGCGTTGGAAAAATGCGGCGGTGTGGCCGAGGAGCTGACCTGGGAGCTGTACCGCGACACGTTAATTGAACAGGCCGAACAAGGCGTGGATTATTTCACCATTCATGCCGGTGTGCGCCTGCATTTTATTCCGATGACAGCCAACCGAGTGACCGGCATCGTCAGCCGCGGCGGCTCGATCATGGCCAAATGGTGCTTGGCGCATCACAAAGAAAGTTTCCTCTATACCCATTTTGAGGAAATTTGCGACATCATGAAGGCTTACGATGTGTGCTTTTCTCTTGGAGATGGACTGCGCCCTGGCTCGATTGCCGATGCCAACGATGAAGCACAAATGGCTGAGCTGCGCACCCTGGGGGAGTTGACGAAAATCGCTTGGAAGCACGATGTCCAGACCTTTATTGAAGGGCCCGGCCATGTGCCGATGCATCTGATTAAAGAGAACATGGAAGAGCAGCTTAAGCACTGTGGCGAAGCGCCGTTTTACACCTTAGGGCCGCTCACCACCGACATTGCCCCCGGCTACGATCACTTCACCTCGGGCATTGGCGCCGCCATGATCGGCTGGTATGGCTGTGCCATGTTGTGTTACGTCACGCCCAAAGAGCACTTGGGCTTGCCCAACAAGGACGACGTCAAGCAAGGCCTGATTACTTACAAAATATCCGCTCATGCAGCGGATCTGGCGAAGGGCATTCCGGCGGCACAGTGGCACGACGATGCCATGTCCAAAGCGCGCTTCGAATTCCGCTGGCAGGATCAATTTAATCTCGCCCTCGACCCAGATACTGCCCGTGCGTATCACGATGAAACCCTGCCCAAAGAAGGCCATAAACACGCGCATTTTTGCTCCATGTGCGGGCCTAAGTTCTGCTCGATGAAAATCTCTCAGGAAGTGCGCGACGCCGCCGCCAGCGGCGAGTTGGAGCAGGGCATGGCTGCCATGGCCGAGGAATTCCGCCAGCAAGGCAGCGAGCTGTATCAACCGGCGGCAACGGAGTCTTGA
- a CDS encoding NAD(P)/FAD-dependent oxidoreductase, giving the protein MTVLGAGLMGRLLAWRWARSGACVTVLERSAAAAPASAAHTAAAMIAPYSERAVADEQVFQRGLRSLTLWPELLAQLHNDTGEHIAYGAAGTLLVAHRADHALLQQCRQTFRHYGVEAARWLDAQQLQQLEPDLNGFSSGCWVSDEAHLDNRALLPALQRAAERFGAQYRFDSDVQMSNGQYQLHGQPLKADMLIDCRGTGARDWPHGERPRAVRGEVCWIESTEVFLTRPVRLLHPRYSLYLVPKPSPPGRQRYILGATEIETADSSPVSVRSALEMLSALYSLNPKLAEARVLQLDVNLRPAYADHIARFEQRHGALCVNGLFRHGYLQAPALLEEMQQQLNWPLQWPSSVQESLA; this is encoded by the coding sequence GTGACGGTATTGGGAGCGGGCCTGATGGGTCGGCTCCTGGCCTGGCGCTGGGCGCGCAGCGGCGCCTGTGTGACGGTGTTGGAGCGCAGTGCCGCCGCTGCACCTGCCAGCGCCGCCCACACCGCCGCCGCAATGATCGCTCCTTACAGTGAACGGGCGGTGGCGGATGAGCAGGTCTTTCAGCGCGGCCTGCGCTCATTGACGCTGTGGCCGGAGTTACTGGCGCAGTTGCATAACGATACTGGCGAGCACATCGCCTATGGCGCTGCGGGAACCCTGCTCGTCGCACATAGAGCAGATCACGCCTTGCTGCAGCAGTGCCGGCAGACCTTTCGTCATTACGGCGTTGAGGCGGCTCGGTGGCTCGATGCGCAGCAGTTGCAGCAGCTTGAGCCGGATCTAAACGGTTTCAGCAGCGGCTGTTGGGTCAGCGATGAGGCCCACCTCGACAACCGCGCTTTGCTGCCTGCCTTGCAGCGCGCGGCGGAGCGCTTTGGTGCTCAATATCGCTTCGACAGCGACGTGCAAATGAGTAATGGCCAATATCAGTTGCACGGGCAGCCACTTAAGGCCGATATGCTGATCGACTGTCGTGGCACGGGGGCGCGCGATTGGCCACACGGCGAGCGGCCACGGGCGGTGAGAGGCGAGGTGTGTTGGATTGAGTCAACGGAAGTGTTTTTGACGCGTCCAGTGCGGCTATTGCACCCGCGCTACAGCTTGTACCTGGTGCCGAAACCGTCACCACCAGGGCGCCAGCGCTACATTCTCGGCGCTACCGAAATCGAAACCGCAGATTCCAGCCCTGTCAGCGTGCGCTCGGCGCTGGAGATGCTGAGCGCGCTTTATAGCTTGAATCCTAAGCTGGCCGAAGCGCGGGTGTTGCAGTTGGACGTCAATTTACGCCCAGCCTACGCCGATCACATCGCCCGCTTTGAGCAGCGCCATGGCGCGCTATGCGTTAACGGGCTGTTTCGCCATGGCTATTTGCAAGCCCCGGCACTGTTGGAGGAAATGCAACAGCAACTCAACTGGCCATTGCAGTGGCCATCTAGTGTGCAGGAGAGTTTGGCATGA
- the thiS gene encoding sulfur carrier protein ThiS, with product MTLIINGKATTLDAQTLADALELLGYQSQQGRCVVALNQTIVPWVGASEQRLQDGDHIDVLGAITGG from the coding sequence ATGACACTGATCATAAACGGCAAAGCCACAACCCTGGATGCCCAGACTTTGGCCGATGCCCTTGAATTGTTGGGCTATCAGTCACAGCAAGGTCGCTGTGTGGTGGCATTGAATCAAACCATCGTGCCCTGGGTTGGAGCGAGTGAGCAGCGTTTACAAGACGGCGATCACATCGATGTATTGGGGGCAATTACCGGTGGTTAA
- a CDS encoding thiazole synthase, producing the protein MVNAIDSLQLAGESIASRLWLGSSMYPSPEVMSQAISAAQPGMVTVSLRRQTAQQLADNDHWRYLQQHLQHNECRILPNTAGCHSADEAVLLAHMARELFGTRWIKLEVIGDEYTLQPHPVQLLAAAERLLADGFEVLPYSTDDLVLCRDLHQMGCAAVMPWGAPIGTGRGLQNQRQLQQLRERLPEAVLVIDAGLGKPSQAMAAIEMGFDAVLLNTAVAKAQDPVAMAQAFAKAVDGGRQAYLAGLMVEQTQASPSTPTLGLPFWHQADSHD; encoded by the coding sequence GTGGTTAACGCAATAGACAGTTTACAGCTGGCAGGGGAGAGTATTGCCAGCCGTTTGTGGTTGGGCAGCTCCATGTACCCATCGCCAGAGGTGATGTCACAGGCCATTAGCGCCGCCCAGCCGGGGATGGTGACGGTGTCGCTGCGGCGGCAAACGGCACAGCAATTGGCTGACAACGATCATTGGCGCTATCTACAGCAGCATTTGCAGCACAACGAGTGCCGGATATTGCCCAATACCGCCGGTTGCCACAGCGCCGATGAAGCGGTGCTGTTGGCGCATATGGCGCGTGAATTGTTTGGCACGCGTTGGATAAAACTGGAAGTGATTGGCGACGAATACACGCTGCAGCCACATCCGGTGCAACTGCTGGCGGCGGCGGAGCGCTTGTTGGCCGATGGTTTTGAAGTGCTGCCGTACAGCACCGATGATCTGGTGTTGTGCCGTGATTTACACCAAATGGGCTGTGCCGCGGTGATGCCCTGGGGTGCTCCGATCGGCACTGGCCGTGGGCTGCAAAACCAGCGTCAGTTGCAGCAGTTACGCGAGCGTTTACCCGAGGCGGTGTTGGTGATCGATGCCGGCCTAGGCAAACCCTCACAAGCCATGGCAGCGATTGAAATGGGCTTTGATGCCGTCTTGTTAAATACCGCAGTCGCCAAGGCTCAAGACCCGGTGGCGATGGCACAGGCATTTGCCAAAGCTGTCGATGGTGGCCGTCAGGCGTATCTGGCCGGTTTGATGGTGGAGCAAACGCAGGCATCGCCGTCGACGCCGACCTTAGGGTTGCCGTTTTGGCATCAGGCAGACAGTCATGATTGA
- a CDS encoding thiamine phosphate synthase — MIERPRLLTIAATDTSGGAGIHADAQVAAAFGIDHSVLVCAITAQSSRGVQALQPVDLTMADQQWHALQQDGGADAVRVGWLPDLASWLPWLSERLLPASVVWDPVLSASLGGMHSQAPSAEVLSTWLACCGLVTPNTRELAQLASWLGCQGNEAEQVQALLAHGCQMVVVTGGDDSHEQVLTRVYTQLNVDTQYPEQAAVETFHIGQQRWQVAVHGSGCHFSAALAAMLAKGMRPYDAVLQASVCMDQWLQQPSPRPGGYHHLHVDRCWSWYELSESSDWPEIYAAPEASVEFAAAEPSLGLYALVDTLEWLQQLLALGVDTLQWRVKQRSASYRDDMQQAITACQQAGVPLYINDDWQSAIALGAYGVHLGQEDLATADLAAIADAGLRIGISTHTDFEVLRAWQLRPSYIAFGPVHPPLSKQLKYPPLGYPCLSQWWRALRPQLPLTCIGGITDDNIAQVVAQGVDSCAIVTSLMPGADLAQRHARLRRHLPSVKKSSLEIA, encoded by the coding sequence ATGATTGAGCGTCCGCGTTTGCTGACCATTGCCGCCACCGACACCAGCGGTGGTGCCGGTATCCATGCCGATGCGCAGGTGGCTGCAGCCTTTGGCATCGATCACTCTGTGCTGGTATGCGCCATTACGGCGCAGAGCAGCCGCGGAGTGCAGGCGCTGCAGCCCGTCGATTTAACCATGGCCGACCAACAGTGGCACGCGCTGCAGCAAGACGGCGGTGCTGACGCGGTTCGGGTCGGCTGGTTGCCCGATTTGGCCAGCTGGCTGCCATGGTTGAGTGAACGATTATTGCCTGCCAGCGTGGTGTGGGACCCGGTGCTGTCAGCCAGTTTGGGTGGTATGCACAGCCAAGCCCCCAGTGCTGAGGTGTTATCGACTTGGCTTGCTTGCTGTGGCTTGGTGACACCGAACACTCGTGAGCTGGCGCAACTGGCCAGCTGGTTGGGTTGTCAGGGCAACGAAGCCGAGCAGGTACAGGCGCTGCTGGCGCATGGCTGTCAGATGGTGGTCGTCACCGGTGGCGACGATAGCCATGAACAGGTGCTGACGCGGGTCTACACACAGTTGAACGTCGATACGCAATACCCAGAGCAGGCGGCGGTGGAGACCTTTCACATTGGCCAGCAGCGCTGGCAGGTGGCGGTCCACGGCAGCGGCTGTCACTTCAGCGCTGCGCTGGCAGCAATGCTCGCAAAGGGCATGCGCCCCTACGACGCTGTGTTGCAAGCCAGTGTGTGCATGGACCAGTGGTTGCAGCAACCCAGTCCGCGCCCCGGCGGATATCATCATCTGCATGTTGATCGTTGCTGGTCTTGGTATGAACTGTCTGAGTCGTCAGACTGGCCTGAGATTTATGCAGCGCCAGAGGCGTCGGTCGAATTTGCTGCAGCGGAGCCCAGTTTGGGGCTGTATGCGCTGGTGGATACCTTAGAGTGGCTGCAGCAGTTACTTGCGCTCGGGGTGGATACCCTGCAGTGGCGCGTCAAACAGCGCTCTGCAAGTTACCGCGATGATATGCAACAAGCGATCACCGCGTGCCAGCAAGCAGGCGTGCCGCTGTACATTAACGACGATTGGCAAAGCGCCATTGCGTTGGGCGCCTACGGTGTGCACCTAGGGCAAGAAGACCTGGCAACGGCGGATTTAGCGGCCATTGCCGACGCTGGGCTGCGCATAGGTATCAGCACTCATACCGACTTTGAAGTATTGCGGGCCTGGCAGCTGCGCCCGAGTTACATCGCTTTTGGCCCGGTGCATCCGCCGTTGTCAAAGCAATTGAAGTATCCGCCGCTGGGCTATCCGTGTTTGTCCCAGTGGTGGCGCGCGCTGCGGCCACAACTGCCGCTGACCTGTATTGGCGGTATCACCGACGACAATATTGCCCAGGTGGTGGCCCAAGGTGTCGATTCCTGTGCCATCGTCACCAGCTTGATGCCGGGCGCTGACTTGGCGCAACGTCATGCGCGGCTGCGCCGTCATTTGCCAAGTGTGAAAAAAAGTTCCCTTGAAATCGCCTGA
- the htpG gene encoding molecular chaperone HtpG: protein MTAASKETLGFKTEVKQLLHLMIHSLYSNKEIFLRELVSNASDACDKLRFEALKNDGLFEGDSELAVHIDFDADAGTVTIEDNGIGMNRDDVINHLGTIAKSGTAEFLSQLSGDDKKDSQLIGQFGVGFYSAFIVADEVTVETRRAGEASGNGVRWQSHGEGEFSLEEIDKERRGTRITLHLKDDEKEFADSFRLRSLIKKYSDHIAVPVFLPQEVNSEDEDGDKKALPEAVNQAQAMWTRSKSDLSDDDYKEFYKHVSHDWNEPLTWMHNRVEGKLDYTSLLYIPAKAPFDMWNREAARGLKLYVQRVFIMDDAEQFLPLYLRFVKGVLDSNDLSLNVSREILQQDRQVESMRSALVKRVLDTLTKMAKNDAEQYLQFWNEFGAVLKEGPAEDFANKEKIAALFRFASTKGDASKEVVSLDDYIARMREGQNKIYFITGDSYESLISSPHLEYFKNKGIEVLLLTDRVDEWMVSHLNEYSGKSFQDVTKGELDLDELADDSEKEQQKELEETHKDLVERLQAALEGEVKHVRVSSRLTDSPACMVVGQFDMGGHLRRMLEAAGQDVPEPDTTLEVNPTHPLIERLDAEQDEERFADLARIIHAQAQLAEGSQLKQPADYVAKLNALLLELMK from the coding sequence ATGACCGCAGCCAGTAAAGAGACTCTGGGGTTTAAAACGGAAGTCAAACAACTTCTGCACCTGATGATTCACTCGCTGTACTCCAACAAGGAGATTTTCTTACGCGAGCTGGTATCTAATGCGTCCGATGCCTGCGACAAGTTGCGTTTCGAGGCTTTGAAAAATGACGGCTTGTTTGAAGGCGACAGTGAACTGGCGGTTCACATCGACTTCGATGCCGACGCCGGCACCGTCACCATTGAAGACAACGGCATTGGTATGAACCGTGACGATGTAATCAATCATTTGGGCACCATCGCCAAATCTGGCACCGCCGAGTTTTTGAGCCAGCTGAGCGGTGATGATAAAAAAGACTCACAACTGATTGGTCAGTTTGGTGTGGGTTTTTATTCGGCCTTTATCGTGGCCGATGAAGTCACCGTCGAAACACGCCGTGCTGGCGAAGCATCCGGCAATGGTGTGCGCTGGCAGTCGCACGGTGAAGGCGAGTTCAGCCTGGAAGAGATCGACAAAGAGCGTCGTGGTACACGCATCACTTTGCACCTGAAAGACGACGAAAAAGAATTTGCCGATTCTTTCCGTCTGCGCAGCTTGATTAAAAAATACTCGGATCACATTGCCGTGCCGGTATTTTTGCCGCAAGAAGTCAACAGCGAAGATGAAGACGGTGACAAGAAGGCCTTGCCTGAAGCCGTTAACCAGGCGCAAGCCATGTGGACGCGCAGCAAGTCGGATTTGTCGGATGACGACTACAAAGAATTCTACAAGCACGTCTCTCATGACTGGAACGAACCGCTGACCTGGATGCACAACCGTGTTGAAGGCAAGCTCGATTACACCAGCCTGCTGTATATCCCAGCCAAAGCGCCGTTTGATATGTGGAATCGCGAAGCCGCGCGCGGCCTGAAGCTGTACGTGCAGCGCGTCTTTATTATGGACGATGCGGAACAGTTCCTGCCGCTGTACCTGCGCTTCGTCAAAGGTGTGCTGGATTCAAACGATTTGTCACTGAATGTGTCGCGCGAAATTTTGCAGCAAGACCGTCAGGTCGAAAGTATGCGCAGCGCATTGGTTAAGCGTGTACTCGATACTCTGACCAAAATGGCGAAAAACGATGCCGAGCAGTATCTGCAGTTCTGGAATGAATTCGGTGCGGTGTTAAAAGAAGGCCCGGCGGAAGATTTTGCTAATAAAGAAAAAATCGCTGCCCTGTTCCGTTTTGCCAGCACCAAAGGCGACGCTAGCAAAGAAGTGGTCTCGTTGGACGACTACATTGCTCGCATGCGTGAAGGGCAGAACAAGATCTACTTCATCACCGGTGACAGCTACGAGTCGCTGATCAGCAGCCCGCATCTGGAGTACTTCAAAAACAAAGGCATCGAAGTACTGTTGCTGACCGACCGTGTTGATGAGTGGATGGTGAGCCACCTGAACGAATACTCAGGCAAGAGCTTCCAAGACGTGACCAAAGGCGAGCTGGACTTAGACGAGCTGGCCGATGACAGCGAAAAAGAGCAGCAAAAAGAGCTCGAAGAAACGCACAAAGATCTGGTTGAACGTCTGCAAGCTGCTCTCGAGGGTGAGGTGAAGCACGTGCGTGTCAGCTCGCGCTTGACCGATTCTCCGGCCTGTATGGTGGTGGGTCAGTTTGATATGGGCGGCCACTTGCGTCGCATGCTGGAAGCGGCCGGTCAGGATGTGCCTGAGCCAGACACCACGCTGGAAGTAAACCCAACGCATCCGCTGATTGAGCGTTTGGACGCTGAGCAGGACGAAGAACGTTTTGCTGACCTGGCGCGTATTATTCACGCACAAGCGCAACTGGCGGAAGGCAGCCAGCTGAAGCAGCCGGCGGATTACGTGGCCAAACTGAACGCTCTGTTGTTGGAGCTGATGAAGTAA
- a CDS encoding YfaZ family outer membrane protein: protein MTRPVVPLLRHLLLLSPLLASLAQAGGSLDLSLSDHTARVAYDATQMGSGLHIGAAYQHDADDGNMIALGLHAVDERQNNRDLYIGLGMNAYLYDGNDDDGAALGVGGFFRYRFPSQPDVSVAGYGYYAPPVVSFSETKNMIDADLRLQYALIPTARVYVGYRYTGIRIDDVDDRLELGEGFHFGFKFDF, encoded by the coding sequence ATGACTCGACCAGTCGTCCCGTTATTACGTCATTTGTTGTTGCTGTCACCACTGTTGGCTTCGCTGGCCCAGGCGGGCGGTTCGCTTGATTTGAGCCTGTCAGATCACACGGCGCGTGTCGCTTACGATGCGACGCAGATGGGGTCAGGCTTGCACATTGGCGCGGCGTACCAGCACGATGCCGATGACGGCAATATGATCGCGCTGGGTTTACACGCCGTTGATGAGCGCCAAAACAACCGCGATCTGTACATTGGTTTAGGCATGAATGCCTATCTGTACGATGGCAATGATGACGACGGTGCTGCCCTTGGTGTGGGCGGTTTTTTCCGCTATCGCTTTCCGTCTCAGCCTGACGTGAGTGTGGCGGGGTACGGCTATTACGCACCGCCGGTGGTGTCCTTTTCTGAAACCAAAAATATGATCGATGCAGACCTGCGCCTGCAGTACGCCTTGATTCCCACCGCTCGTGTCTATGTTGGTTATCGATACACAGGTATCCGCATTGACGATGTTGATGATCGTCTGGAGCTGGGCGAGGGTTTCCACTTCGGCTTCAAGTTTGACTTTTAA
- a CDS encoding DUF6586 family protein: MSAWIGHTNQKLYQARLLLQQSEQARPDALAQALEVSAIYHIHDAYLCYLHELAEMVQYSGAVVSLSQLLDSASLVTGEMQELKALEQDAFSWLATLLSLANDSLQGQSGANKMATDASLIAVAQPAESPVYQCYQRLVELIERQRENRQES; this comes from the coding sequence ATGTCAGCGTGGATCGGTCATACCAATCAAAAGCTCTATCAAGCCAGGTTACTGCTGCAGCAATCTGAGCAAGCCCGTCCAGATGCGTTAGCGCAAGCGCTGGAGGTGTCTGCCATCTATCATATTCATGATGCCTACTTATGTTACCTGCATGAGCTGGCGGAAATGGTGCAGTACTCTGGTGCTGTGGTGTCGTTGTCACAACTTTTGGACAGCGCCTCGCTGGTGACCGGCGAGATGCAAGAGCTGAAGGCGCTTGAGCAAGACGCCTTCTCATGGCTGGCGACGCTGCTGTCGTTGGCCAACGACAGTCTGCAAGGCCAGAGTGGGGCGAATAAGATGGCGACCGATGCCAGCTTGATTGCCGTTGCACAACCGGCGGAATCGCCAGTTTATCAATGCTATCAGCGGCTTGTTGAGCTGATCGAGCGACAGCGAGAAAACCGACAGGAGTCTTGA